A genomic segment from Geitlerinema sp. PCC 7407 encodes:
- a CDS encoding phosphodiester glycosidase family protein, with protein MVLAGLVGLAIALGLGCTQRFVPTPGNPPPEVAASPSSAPLPVMVRPERPESDLPAGIQFFRTDNAGQLAEDGANHVIVFDPRSPELDFKVNLGIAHPLYAQNPDGSLRREYVPKRFRELVQDENAQLEGQWPIAAINGDYIDVDDTPQGLNVSRGVEYAGPFAERRSSFAISGGPPETRQGTIAVGRRDDPALQFNAVGGNGRFYRQGEFRDICQDLGEMACWRETNRSMAAIAANGQVILLVNSSTTPEQVLYPHQFDEVLAGISERLSLGPIQEAMLLDGGLSTALYFNGRIYVENLNPMGSVLLIYAQSPA; from the coding sequence ATGGTTCTGGCGGGGCTGGTGGGGCTGGCGATCGCCCTGGGACTGGGCTGTACGCAGCGGTTTGTTCCCACTCCAGGCAACCCGCCCCCAGAAGTCGCTGCTTCCCCAAGTTCGGCCCCGCTCCCTGTGATGGTGCGGCCAGAGCGCCCCGAGAGCGACCTGCCTGCGGGCATTCAGTTTTTCCGGACGGACAATGCTGGCCAGCTCGCAGAAGACGGGGCGAACCACGTGATCGTGTTTGACCCCAGGTCGCCAGAGCTGGACTTCAAGGTCAACCTAGGAATCGCCCACCCCCTCTACGCCCAAAATCCCGATGGCAGCCTGCGGCGGGAGTATGTGCCCAAGCGCTTTCGGGAGCTGGTGCAGGATGAAAATGCTCAGCTCGAGGGCCAGTGGCCGATCGCCGCGATCAACGGGGACTACATCGATGTGGACGATACGCCCCAGGGCCTGAACGTGTCGCGGGGCGTCGAGTATGCGGGGCCGTTTGCGGAGCGGCGATCGTCCTTCGCGATTTCGGGGGGGCCGCCGGAGACCCGGCAAGGGACGATCGCGGTGGGCCGCCGCGACGATCCAGCGCTGCAATTCAATGCGGTGGGGGGCAATGGCCGCTTTTATCGCCAGGGGGAGTTTCGCGACATTTGCCAGGATCTCGGCGAGATGGCCTGCTGGCGAGAGACCAACCGCTCCATGGCGGCGATCGCGGCCAATGGCCAGGTGATTTTGCTGGTCAACAGTTCTACGACGCCGGAGCAGGTGCTCTATCCTCACCAGTTTGACGAGGTGCTGGCGGGCATTTCGGAGCGGCTCAGCCTAGGACCGATTCAGGAGGCCATGCTGCTAGATGGCGGCCTCTCGACGGCGCTCTACTTTAACGGGCGCATCTACGTCGAGAATCTCAATCCCATGGGCTCGGTGCTGCTCATCTACGCCCAATCGCCGGCTTGA